A region of Capra hircus breed San Clemente chromosome 11, ASM170441v1, whole genome shotgun sequence DNA encodes the following proteins:
- the ABL1 gene encoding tyrosine-protein kinase ABL1 isoform X3: protein MGQQPGKVLGDQRRPSLPALHFIKGAGKKESSRHGGPHCNVFVEHEALQRPVASDFEPQGLSEAARWNSKENLLAGPSENDPNLFVALYDFVASGDNTLSITKGEKLRVLGYNHNGEWCEAQTKNGQGWVPSNYITPVNSLEKHSWYHGPVSRNAAEYLLSSGINGSFLVRESESSPGQRSISLRYEGRVYHYRINTASDGKLYVSSESRFNTLAELVHHHSTVADGLITTLHYPAPKRNKPTVYGVSPNYDKWEMERTDITMKHKLGGGQYGEVYEGVWKKYSLTVAVKTLKEDTMEVEEFLKEAAVMKEIKHPNLVQLLGVCTREPPFYIITEFMTYGNLLDYLRDCNRQEVNAVVLLYMATQISSAMEYLEKKNFIHRDLAARNCLVGENHLVKVADFGLSRLMTGDTYTAHAGAKFPIKWTAPESLAYNKFSIKSDIWAFGVLLWEIATYGMSPYPGIDLSQVYELLEKDYRMERPEGCPEKVYELMRACWQWNPSDRPSFAEIHQAFETMFQESSISDEVEKELGKKGMRGVAGTLLQAPELPTKTRTSRRAAEHKDTPDMPETPHSKGPGETGMCPPPTCLGGPRESTLN from the exons aAGCCCTTCAGAGGCCAGTAGCATCTGACTTCGAGCCCCAAGGTCTGAGCGAAGCAGCTCGTTGGAACTCTAAGGAAAACCTTCTTGCTGGTCCCAGTGAAAATGACCCCAACCTTTTCGTTGCACTGTATGACTTTGTGGCCAGTGGGGATAACACTTTAAGCATAACTAAAG GTGAAAAGCTCCGGGTCTTAGGCTACAATCACAATGGGGAGTGGTGTGAAGCCCAAACCAAAAATGGCCAAGGCTGGGTCCCAAGCAACTACATCACGCCGGTCAACAGCCTGGAGAAGCACTCCTGGTACCACGGGCCTGTGTCCCGCAACGCCGCTGAGTACCTTCTGAGCAGCGGGATCAACGGCAGCTTCTTGGTTCGGGAAAGCGAGAGTAGTCCTGGGCAGAGGTCCATCTCACTGAGATACGAAGGAAGGGTGTACCACTACCGCATCAACACTGCTTCTGATGGCAAG CTCTACGTCTCCTCAGAGAGCCGcttcaacacgttggccgagctGGTCCATCACCACTCCACTGTGGCCGACGGGCTCATCACCACTCTCCACTACCCGGCCCCCAAGCGCAACAAGCCCACCGTCTACGGCGTGTCCCCCAACTACGACAAGTGGGAGATGGAGCGCACGGACATCaccatgaagcacaagctgggggGCGGCCAGTACGGGGAGGTGTACGAAGGCGTGTGGAAGAAATACAGCCTGACGGTGGCCGTGAAGACCCTGAAG GAGGATACCATGGAGGTGGAGGAGTTCTTGAAAGAGGCTGCAGTAATGAAAGAGATCAAGCACCCCAATTTAGTACAGTTACTCG GGGTCTGCACCCGGGAGCCCCCGTTCTACATAATCACTGAGTTCATGACCTATGGGAACCTGCTGGACTACCTGAGGGACTGTAACCGGCAGGAGGTGAATGCCGTGGTGCTGCTGTACATGGCCACTCAGATCTCGTCCGCCATGGAgtacctggagaagaaaaactTCATCCACAG agaTCTTGCTGCCCGAAACTGCCTGGTAGGGGAAAACCACTTGGTGAAGGTGGCTGATTTCGGCCTGAGCAGGCTGATGACAGGGGATACCTACACAGCCCACGCCGGGGCCAAGTTCCCCATCAAGTGGACGGCACCCGAGAGCCTGGCCTACAACAAGTTCTCCATCAAGTCGGACATCTGGG catttggAGTGTTGCTTTGGGAAATTGCTACCTATGGCATGTCACCTTACCCAGGAATTGACCTGTCCCAGGTGTATGAGCTGCTGGAGAAAGACTACCGCATGGAGCGCCCGGAAGGCTGCCCAGAGAAGGTCTACGAACTCATGCGAGCAT GTTGGCAGTGGAATCCCTCCGACCGGCCCTCCTTCGCTGAGATCCACCAAGCCTTTGAAACGATGTTCCAGGAATCCAGCATATCAGATG AAGTGGAAAAGGAGTTGGGGAAGAAAGGCATGCGAGGGGTTGCAGGTACCCTGCTGCAGGCCCCAGAACTGCCCACCAAGACGAGAACCTCCAGGAGAGCTGCTGAGCACAAAGACACCCCCGACATGCCCGAGACACCCCACTCCAAGGGCCCAGGAGAGACTGGTATGTGCCCACCCCCCACCTGCCTCGGGGGCCCCAGGGAGTCAACCCTAAACTGA